Proteins encoded within one genomic window of Rhinoderma darwinii isolate aRhiDar2 chromosome 5, aRhiDar2.hap1, whole genome shotgun sequence:
- the LOC142651608 gene encoding putative 2-ketogluconate reductase isoform X1 yields MNTEQELPGALVEEIGGPNGVMEEHVDFLKERFTLITMKDLKEKEQLAEKIVCIFNWANKPDVDSELLKYLPRLKVIASSGAGVDHLDIKMITSYGVKVANTPYAVTNSTADLAMTLLLVAARNFMEAYQIALSPETDRFHANWVSGDITGMTLGIVGMGRIGYKIAQRAKAFEMKLLYHNRHRRLEEERSVGASYCAGLDDLLQQSDYVMLVVNLGPETEKLMGKHEFHMMKPSATLINISRGLVVDQEALVEALQTGQIKAAALDVTYPEPLPRDHPLLKMSNVVLTPHMGTATRDTLRFMMKDMVQSMMDAVNGLPVSNEVTDY; encoded by the exons ATGAATACAGAACAAGAGCTGCCTGGGGCATTAGTGGAGGAGATTGGGGGCCCTAATGGAGTCATGGAAGAGCACGTGGACTTTCTGAAGGAGCGATTTACTCTGATTACTATGAAAGACTTAAAGGAGAAGGAACAGTTAGCTGAAAAGATTGTGTGCATCTTTAATTGGGCAAACAAACCAGATGTTGACAGCGAGCTCTTAAAATATCTACCTAGGCTTAAAGTAATAGCAAGTTCTGGAGCAGGAGTTGACCACTTGGATATAAAGATGATTACAAGTTATGGCGTGAAAGTGGCCAACACACCTTATGCTGTCACCAATTCTACAGCGGACTTGGCGATGACATTACTACTGGTAGCAGCCAGGAATTTTATGGAGG CTTACCAGATTGCATTGTCCCCCGAAACCGATCGATTTCATGCTAACTGGGTATCAGGTGATATAACAGGGATGACGCTTGGAATTGTCGGAATGGGAAGGATTGGATACAAAATTGCTCAACGAGCTAAAGCATTTGAAATGAAGCTTCTATATCACAATAGGCACCGCAG GCTGGAGGAGGAGAGATCTGTGGGAGCCTCATATTGTGCAGGGCTGGATGATTTACTGCAGCAGTCAGATTATGTGATGCTTGTTGTCAACCTTGGTCCAGAAACCGAAAAGCTGATGGGAAAACATGAATTTCACATGATGAAACCCTCAGCTACATTGATAAATATAAGCAGAG GACTTGTTGTTGATCAAGAAGCTTTGGTTGAAGCTTTACAGACAGGTCAAATCAAAGCAGCTGCATTAGATGTCACGTATCCGGAACCACTGCCAAG AGATCACCCATTGCTTAAAATGAGCAATGTTGTTTTAACTCCCCACATGGGTACTGCAACACGTGACACTCTACGCTTCATGATGAAAGATATGGTTCAAAGTATGATGGATGCcgttaatggtctcccagtgtcaaaTGAAGTTACTGACTACTAA